CAGCGCATTGAACTGGCGGGCCGTGATGCCGAACCGGGGCAAGAAATCGCGCTTGAGATCGTTGAGCTTGCCACCGGCCTGCAGGGCGGCAAAAAGACTGCGCTCGGCACGCCCGTACAGTTCGGCATACGCATCGAGCGCCACCGCCTGCGCTGCATCGAGTGCAGGACGGGTCTGGTAAGTGAAGACGGGGCGCTCACTCATGAATTGCATCGAGCGCTTTTTGCGCCCGATTCCTGGCCCATCGTTCCTTGCCGCGCCCCTTCAGGCCTGAAGCAGCGGCCGCATCGACAGTCAATCATCTTGTTGGCTACTGCGTATTCGCTCAGGCGTGATAACGGCCTGTCCAGATCGCCTTTTTGATCGGCGTGTACTGGCAACGTCTTGGCTTTGCACATGCGCCACGCCGTTTTGTAACGGATGCCTTGCCACTCTGCCCGGACATTTAATTTCATGGGGAATATTTTGTACCGTCTGTCTATGTTTATCTATAAATTAGGCGCTGTTCGGAAAGTTTGAGGCCCAGATATTGATGCGGTCTAATCATCCGATTTGGCCAGAATGACCCCCGCACGCCACACCTTTACCGATGCGCAATGGCAGCGTATCGAGCCGCTCATGCCCCCTTGCAAGGGTCGCCCCGGCGGGGCGCACAGGACGTTTTTCGATGCCCTTCTGTGGATGGCCCGCACGGGCGCTGCCTGGCGCGACTTGCCCGAGCAGCTGGGAAAGTGGAATGTGGTGTACCAGCGCTACGCCTACTGGTGCGGCAAAGGCCATTTCGAGCGCTTTTTCCAGGGCGTGCAGCAGCCCGACCTGGAAGAGGTGATGGTGGATTCGACCTGCTGCCGGGCGCACCAGTCCTCAGCAGGCGCCCGAAAGACCAGCGGCCCGCAGGCCATTGGCATCACGCGCGGCGGGCTCAACACCAAAATTCACGCCGTCTGCGACGCGCTGGGCAACCCGCTGCGCTTTGTGCTGACCCCGGGCCAAAGGCATGACTCCAAGCCAGTGCCCGAATTGCTCGACGGGCTGCAGGCCAAGGCCCTTCTGGCTGACAAGGCCTACGACTCGGACACGATTGTGCAAAGTGCCCAAGCGCAAGGCATGCAGGTCATCATCCCCTCGAGGGTCAACCGCAAAAAGCAGCGCGTCCTGGACCGGCATCGCTACAAGGCGCGACACTTGGTTGAAAATCTTTTCCAGCGCATGAAGGTCTTTCGCCGTGTGGCCACCCGTTTTGACAAGCTCGACGTCACGTTTCTGGGCTTTGTGCACATCGCCGGCACCATGAAATGGCTCCACTGACTTTCCGAACAGCGCCTAATGAGTTGTTTTCAACCCCTATTTTTTATGCTGTTTTTACTCTCGCCCGCCAAGTCGGTTGACTACGAAGCCCTGCCGCATGTCGCGGTGCATAGCCACTGTTCCAGCGCCAGTCAGCCGGCCGGGCGCAGCGGCGGACTGGCCGTGGCTTGAATTAGCCGGGTAGCCCTGTGCAGCCTTTCTTCTCCACATAGCTCAATGAAATCAAGAGTGAATACCCAGATACTCTTGCGATTTTCAAGCTCTACACTGGCTTCGGTTTTTACAAGATACATTTTTTAACAAGAAATATTTTTATGTTTTCACATTCCAGGAATTGCCAACTGCCATATCCTCCGCGCCGTCTTGCGTTAAAGGCTTGCGTGTCCTCCGGAGCGTTGTTGTATGGTTTTGGTTTTTCTGCGACGGCATGGGCGCAGCAGCCCCTGGCGATCTCCACGGCCATCAACCGCGCGGGCCGTCTGCGGGCCTTGTCCCAGCGCACGGTCAAAGCGTATGCCCAGTTGGTCCTTGGTGTGGAGCCCGAACAGTCGCAGGACGTGTTGACGACAGCGCAGCGCATTGTCAAGACTTACTTGAATGAACTCGGACGTGCAGGATTTTCCGCTGAAACGGCGGGTTTGCTGGCCGTGTGCCAGGCGGACGCTGACCGTCTGGCGGGCCTGGTGGCGGGTACGCCCGCAGCCAGCCGGCTTTCCGAGGCCAACAAAGCAGCCGACCAGATGCTGGCCAGTGCGGAGCGCCTGACAGAGGCGATAGAGAGCCGGACCAAGGGCAGCGCAAGAATCGTCAACATCGCCGGCCGCCAGCGCATGCTGTCCCAAAAAATGGCCAAGTCCTTCATGCTGGCGGAAGCCGGTGTGGATGCGGAGGCCATGCGCAAGCAACTGGACGCGGCGCGTTCTGAATTTGTCCTGGCGCTGGACTCGCTGGAAGCCGCGCCGGTTTCAACCCCCGCCATCAAGCAGGGTCTGGCGCAGGTACGCCTTCAGTGGGTGATGTACGAAATCGGCTTGAACGCCAGGGAAAAGCTGGTTGCACGCCGCAATGTGGCCACCACCAGCGAGCGCATTCTGGAAGTCATGGACAACCTGACCGGCCTGTACGAAGCCGCGCTCAAGGAACTGCTGGGAACGGTGTCCTACAACGAAATTCGGTTTGCCGGGCTGTATCCGGCA
This DNA window, taken from Polaromonas hydrogenivorans, encodes the following:
- a CDS encoding type IV pili methyl-accepting chemotaxis transducer N-terminal domain-containing protein; translation: MSSGALLYGFGFSATAWAQQPLAISTAINRAGRLRALSQRTVKAYAQLVLGVEPEQSQDVLTTAQRIVKTYLNELGRAGFSAETAGLLAVCQADADRLAGLVAGTPAASRLSEANKAADQMLASAERLTEAIESRTKGSARIVNIAGRQRMLSQKMAKSFMLAEAGVDAEAMRKQLDAARSEFVLALDSLEAAPVSTPAIKQGLAQVRLQWVMYEIGLNAREKLVARRNVATTSERILEVMDNLTGLYEAALKELLGTVSYNEIRFAGLYPAS
- a CDS encoding IS5 family transposase, giving the protein MTPARHTFTDAQWQRIEPLMPPCKGRPGGAHRTFFDALLWMARTGAAWRDLPEQLGKWNVVYQRYAYWCGKGHFERFFQGVQQPDLEEVMVDSTCCRAHQSSAGARKTSGPQAIGITRGGLNTKIHAVCDALGNPLRFVLTPGQRHDSKPVPELLDGLQAKALLADKAYDSDTIVQSAQAQGMQVIIPSRVNRKKQRVLDRHRYKARHLVENLFQRMKVFRRVATRFDKLDVTFLGFVHIAGTMKWLH